Genomic window (Pseudomonas sp. L5B5):
TGTCGGTGGGTCGATGTTCGGTGGCCTGCCGGAGGCGCTCGGCCCCTACCTGTTGTCACTCTGTGCCTTTCTCGGCGGGTTGGGGGTCACGGCGCTGGTCTATCGCCTGGGGCGGCGCAATGGCCAGACCCATGTGGCAACCATGCTGCTGGCGGGGATTGCCCTGACCGCCCTGGCCGGTTCTGCCGTAGGGCTGTTTACCTATCTGGCCGATGACACCACCCTGCGTACCCTGACCTTCTGGAACCTGGGTAGCTTGAACGGAGCCAGCTATCAGCGCCTGTGGCCCCTGTTGCTGGTAACCCTGGCTGTCGCCCTGTGGCTGCCACGACGGGCCAAGGCCCTGAATGCGCTGTTGTTGGGAGAGTCGGAGGCCAAGCACCTGGGCGTCGATGTCGAGGGGCTCAAGCGCGAACTGGTGTTCTGCACCGCCCTTGGAGTAGGCGCGGCTGTCGCGGCAGCGGGCATGATCGGTTTTGTCGGACTGGTAGTGCCGCACCTGGTGCGCCTGCTGGCCGGGCCTGACCACCGGATACTGCTGCCCGCTTCGATCCTGGCAGGAGCCAGCCTGTTGCTACTGGCCGATCTGGTCGCGCGCCTGGCGCTGGCTCCAGCGGAGCTGCCCATCGGTATTGTCACTGCTTTTCTTGGCGCCCCCTTCTTTTTGTATCTATTGCTGCGAGGGCGCGCCTGATGCTTCGCGTGGAGAATCTGCACGTCCGGCGCGGCGGCAAGGACGTGCTGGCAGGCATTGACTTGCAATTGTCACCTGGAGAAGTGCTGGGAGTGCTGGGTCCCAATGGGGCCGGGAAGAGCAGCCTGCTGGGGGCCTTGAGTGGCGAGTTGGTGGCCCGCGAGGGGCGGGTGCTGCTGGATGAACGCGAGCTGGCGCACTGGGAGGGGGGCCAGCGTGCCCAGCGCCTGGCGGTACTACCGCAGGCATCGAGCCTGGATTTCGCCTTTCGGGTCGAAGAAGTGGTGGGCCTGGGGCGTCTGCCCCACCAGAGCGGTCGAGCACGTGATGAAGAGATAGTCGCTGCGGCCCTCGAGGCGGCTGATGTGGCGCACCTCTGTGGGCGCAGCTACCTCGCCCTGTCCGGGGGCGAGCGCCAGCGGGTGCACCTGGCCAGGGTCCTGGCACAACTGTGGCCGGGTCAGGCGGGGCACAACCTGCTGCTCGACGAACCCACTTCGGCACTCGATCCCTTGCATCAGCACGTTACCTTGCAAGCCATCCGGGCGTTCGCCGACCGTGGTGTGGCGGTGCTGGTGATCCTCCATGACCTGAACCTGGCAGCACGTTATTGTGATCGGGTGTTGTTGCTCGAAGGCGGGTGCCCTCATTCTGTGGGCACCCCGGCTGCCGTGTTGCGAGCCGAGCCACTCAAGGCCGTGTTCGGCCTGGAGGTCCTGGTGCAGGAACATCCGGAACGCGGACATCCGTTGATCATCGCCCGCTGACGTGCAGCCTGGAGGGATTTCGATGCGTGCGCACCTGTTGGTGCTGGTCCTGCTGCTGGCGGGATGCCAGGGCACCACGCCTATCTTGCCGCCGCCTGTGGAGACGCCGCCGGGCAGCATCGTCGATCTGCGTACGGGGCAGGCGCTTGCACCTGAGGCGCTTGCGGTGCTCCTGGCTCAGGCACCGCGAGTGATCGTCGGTGAGCAGCATGACAATCCCGATCACCATTCGGTGCAATTGTGGTTATTGCGTTCGTTGGCCAGTCAACGTTCCCAGGGCAGCCTGCTGCTGGAGATGCTCAACCCTGCTCAACAAGCGAGCGTCGACGCCACCAAGGTGTCGATCAATGGGGCGCGGTTGCCTGATGACTTGCCCGGATTACTGGCCTGGCAGCCGGGCTGGGACTGGAGCCTCTATGGCCCGCTGGTGGGGTATGCCCTGAAGCAGCCCTATCCTCTGCTCTCTGCCAATCTGGACCGTGAGGAAGTGCGCAGTATCTATGGCCGGGCTCCGGCTTTGCCAGGCGCTCGAGTCAATGCCAGGGCGGTGACTGAGGCCTTGTCCGAACAGATTCTCCAATCCCACTGTGGTTTGCTGCCGCAGGCCCAGGTACCGGCCATGCTGGCCGTGCAGCAGCAACGTGATCGCCGCATGGCCGAGCGACTGCTTGCGGCGCCAGCGCCTGCGTTGTTGTTTGCCGGAGCCTTTCATGCCCGCAAGGATCTGGGAGTGCCCCTGCATCTGGCTGAGCTGGGACGGCCAGGGGACGCTATGGTGCTGATGCTGGCAGAGCGGGGCAGCGTGGTGAGTCGGACAGAGGCTGATGTGGTCTGGTTTACCCCACCTCAGCCTGAGCAGGATTACTGCGCGCGACTCAAGCGCTGACAGGACGGTTTTCAGCGGACAAAAAAAGACCCGGCAGAGCCGGGTCAAATAACCGTGATTAGCCTGATGAGGAGATAATCTGAGAGTCCGAACCACTGGTCTTCCAGGTTATCGACTGATCTCGCGACCAGTTGTGATAATCATAACGATTCTCATTTCGATGTCAATGAAGTGCTTTCCACTTTTTGCATATTTCGCCAAACGCTTGTTTGAATCGGCGCTCCAAGTCCTTTCATTCCTTGTCGTTGAGCGTCATGAGGCGGATCACTTCCCTGTTCAACTGATTGATGCGTCTGGCCATGCTCTCGATCAGGCTGCGGGCGATTCGCGGGTTACTCTCGGTCAGGCTGAGAAACTGCTCCCTGGGGATCAGCATGACCGTGGTCGGTTCGCTGGCGATCACACTGGCGCTGCGTTTCTCACCGGTGAATAGCGACATTGCCCCGAATATCTCGTCCTTGGGCACGTCGCCCACCTTGTGCCCGTCGACGAAGGCCTGCGCATGCCCTTCGACTATCACGAATACATGGTCTGCTTCATCCCCCTGGGTAATCAGCACTTCGCCTTCCTGCACGCGCTTGAAGCCGTTGTGGCTGCGCAACTGTGGCGGTTTCAGGCGGGCAACGGCATCCGAGAGCAATGCGGTCTGGCCGATCAGGTATTGCAGCAGCAGTTCCGAGCGCTGTTCGTCGGCATAGATGTGCCGAAACACGTCGGCCCTCAGGTAGGGGATCAACTGGAGCGGGGCATCGCAACTCAATAGCCAAAGGGGATGCTCGATGCCGCGGCGCAGGCCCACCAGGTCGCCTTCATGCAGGTAGAACAGCGGGCGATCCTCGACACTGGCCTGGATCACACCGCTTTCCAGCAAGTACAACTGGTGGCCGGGCAGGGCGCCGGAAAGGTCCTCCATGGCTTCAAGTTCCAGCGTCGGCCCGCTGGACGCCAGGCCTTCGAGCAGCTGCACAGGGATATTCTGCAGGCGATTGATCAAGGCATCGGCGTAGGCCGGTTGCTCTCCCAGTAGATACATAGAGGTGCGCCAGTCAGTTCTTTGGACGAGTGGAAATGGCATCCAGCTGTTTGTTCAGGGCCTCTTTGCGTTCGGCGGGAAGGTCATTCCAGTGCATGTCCATCAGGGCCCCCTCGATGGCGTAGAGCAAGACCTTCGAGGCGCGAAAACCACGGGTCCGCACGGCCCTGTAGGCGTCCACCGCCCCCAGGCGACGTAGGTCCGAAGCGCTATGGATGCCCACTGCATGCAGCCACTGTGCGGATGTCTTGCCGAGATTCTTCAAGTGTTGCAGTTCATCATTCATCAAGCCTCCTGGCGTTGGCCGAATGGTGAGTGGACAACCTCAAAGGAGTGTAGCGCTCAGCAGAAAACGCGCTGTGCTTTGGTCGGGTTCCGTGCAAATGCTTCTAAGGCGGGTCATTTACCGTTTGAGTAGCGAAGCCAGGGCAGCACGCAACAGAAGGGGGCAGCGTCATGAGCGCAGTCCGGCGCAGAGCGAGACGCCGGACGCAGAGGGGGGAGATCAGCGGGTGTGATACCGCAGGCGGGTGCCGAAATTGACCGACATCAGAATCTCGTCGGCCGTCAGTTCCACCGGGAAATAGGCGCCGGAAATCTGCGCGTGGGCAAGGCTTGCGCCTTCCATGCAGGCGCTCCTGAGATCCAGGCCACGCAGGTCGGCAGAGCGGAAATAGGCATCGGTGAAGTCGATGCCTTGGGCATTCAGCTCGCGCAGGTCCAGGCCGCGGAAGTCGCCACCGCGCATATCGATGGAACCGTCGTTGGGGCGCTCACGGTTGAACCCCGTGATGTCGTCCTTGTGCAGCAAGGCGAAAAGCGCAGTGTCGAGAAGTTTGGGTTGGCTCATGGCGACATCACCAGTGTTGGATTTATGACGCCAGTATAGTGCCACTATTTTTCAGCCGTGAAGTCTTTGCCACTTCACGGCTGAAATAGTGGGTCAGAGGCCAGGCAGGCGCTGGCGAATGTTGGCGACCAGGGCGTCCAGGCTGCCGCTTTCGTTGGTCTCGACGCGCTTGCTGCGCAGCAGCTCCTCTTCTGTCAGCGCTTCACGCGTGGCTTGCTGCTCGGCGATCACTGCCAGGGTGGCATCGGATGGATCGTTCTGGTCGGCTTGACGCTGGGCCAGCCAACTGGCGATGACCGCCTGAGGAGCGCTGCAGTCGATGATCAGGCATGGCGTACCGGTGGCTTCGGCAACCTGGGCGGCAGCATCACGCTGGGCACGCTTGAGGTAGGTAGCGTCGATGACAACCGGGAAGCCCGCGCGCAGGATGATTTCGGCGATTTGATGCAGGCGGTCATAGGTCTTGCTGCTGGCTTCGCTGCTGTAGATTCCTGCGTGCAGGTCGTTGGCTATCTGCTGCTCGCCGAACAGGCGCTTGCGTTCGACGTCGGAGCGCAGGCGAATGGCGCCGAGCGCGTCGACCAGGCGCATCGCCACATGGCTCTTGCCGACCGCCGAAACCCCCGAGGTGATGGCGAGGAAGCGCGATGGGATGGTGCTGTAGCTCTCTGCCAGGTTGGCGTAGTTGCGGTACTGGCGCAGGGTGGTCGCGCGCTGCACGGGTGTGGCGTCGGCGGGCATGCTGAACAGGCTGACCTTGGCACGTACCAGGGCACGGTAGGCCTTGTAGAAATTGAGCAGTTCCAGGCCCTGGTAGTCGCCGGTCAGCTCCAGATATTGGCTGATGAAGCGCCGCGCCAGGCTTTTCAGGCCACGGTCTTCCAGGTCCATGGCGAGGAAGCCGGTGTCGGCGTACACGTCGGTGAAGCGGAAGGGCTCGTTGAATTCGATGCAGTCGAAAATCACCACTTGGCCATCGATGAGCGTGGCGTTGCCCAGGTGGATATCGCCGTGGCACTCACGAATGAAACCGTCGCTCTTGCGCTGGGCCAGCAGGGGTTTGAGGCGTTCGAAGCTGGTTTCGGCCCAGGCCTCCAGGGCTTCAAGCTGTTGCAGGTCGGCCTTGTCGCTGAGGAACGGGCGGATCTGTTCGAAGTTCTGGCGCACGGGTGCCATCACGCTGTCCGCAGTCCCGGCTTCATGGCTGGCGGGCACTTTGGGGGCGCTGAGGTGGAACTGGGCAATCTGGCGGGCCATCTGGTCGATGTGCGCGGTGGTCAGTTCGCCGTTGGCCTGCAGGGTGCTCAGCAGTTGGCTCTGGGGGAACTGGCGCATTTTCAGCGCGTAGTCGATCACCGGTCCCTCTCCGCCCAGTACCGGTGCCTCGCTGCTGCCGGTGATCGGCAGGACTTCCAGGTACAGGTCTTCGGTCAGGCGCTGGTTCAGGCGCAGTTCTTCGCCGCAGAAATGCTCGCGTGCGTCCAGGCTGGTGAAGTCCAGGAAACCGAAGTTGACCGGCTTCTTCACTTTATAGGCAAAGGGGCCAGTGAGCAGAACCCAGGAGATATGGGTTTCGATGACCTGAAACCCGTCTACGGGATGAGGGTACAAAGCGGGGTTTTGCAGGGCAGCGATCAGTGACTGGCTCACAGGCGATCCTTCAGAGTGGGGAAAATCAAGGGCGTTATTATGGCCGCTGGAGACGCCAAGGCAAACCTCGGTTGGCGCATGTTGATGATGAATCAAAGTGCGTATAATCCGCCGCCATGACTCGTACCCGATCCCCCCGTTCTGCAAAAAAAACTCCCTTTGGCGGCCTGCGCCCCTGGCTGGGCTGGGCGCTCAAGCTCAGTCTGGTGGGCCTGGTAGTGATCGCCGGCTTTGCGGTCTACCTCGACGCCGTGGTCCAGGAAAAGTTTTCCGGCAAGCGCTGGACCATTCCGGCCAAGGTGTATGCGCGCCCGCTGGAGCTGTTCGTCGGACAAAAGCTCAGCAAGGATGACTTCCTGACGGAGCTGGATGCCCTGGGCTATCGCCGCGAAAGCGTGGCCAATGGTCCTGGCGCGGCGTCGGTCAACGGCAATGCCGTTGAACTGAATACCCGCGGATTCCAGTTCTACGAAGGTTTGGAGCAGGCCCAGCCGGTGCGTGTGCGGTTCTCCGGTGACTATGTCGCCGAGCTTTCCGGCAGCAAGGGGGCGAAGTTGGCAGTGGTGCGTCTGGAGCCCCTGCTGATTGGCGGCCTGTATCCCAAGAACCTCGAAGACCGGATCCTGATCAAGATCGACCAGGTTCCGCCATACCTGCTGGAAACCCTGGTCGCGGTGGAAGACCGGGACTTCTACTCGCACTTCGGGGTTTCGCCGAAGTCGATTGCCCGGGCAGTCTGGGTCAACACTTCGTCGGGTCAGATGCGCCAGGGTGGTAGCACCCTGACCCAGCAGTTGGTGAAAAACTTCTTCCTGACCAACGAGCGCAGCCTGTCGCGCAAACTCACCGAGGCGATGATGGCCTTGTTGCTGGAGCTGCATTACGACAAGCGCGAGATCCTGGAGGCCTATCTCAACGAGGTTTTCGTCGGCCAGGATGGCCAGCGTGCGGTGCATGGCTTTGGTCTGGCCAGCCAGTTCTTCTTCAGCCAGCCGCTGTCCGAGCTCAAGCTGCACCAAGTGGCGCTCCTGGTGGGCATGGTCAAGGGGCCTTCCTATTACAATCCGCGACGTTACCCGGAACGTGCCATGGAGCGGCGCAACCTGGTGCTCGACCTGCTGGCCCAGCAGGGCGTTGCGACGCCCGAGCAGGTCGAGGCCGCGAAGAAGATGCCCCTGGGGGTGACCAAGCGCGGCAGCCTGGCCGATAGCTCGTTCCCCGGTTTCCTCGACCTGGTCAAGCGCCAGTTGCGCGAGGACTATCGCGATGAAGACTTGACCGAGGAAGGGCTGCGGATCTTCACCAGTTTCGATCCGATCCTGCAGATGAAGGCCGAGGCTTCGGTCAACGATACGTTCAAGCGTCTGGCCGGGCGCAAGGGGGCCGAGGACGTCGAGGCGGCGATGGTGGTGACCAACCCGGAAACCGGTGAAGTGCAAGCCATGATTGGCAGTCGCCAAGCCAGCTTTGCCGGATTCAACCGGGCCCTGGACGCAGTGCGGCCGATCGGCTCGCTGATCAAGCCCGCGGTCTACCTGACGGCCCTGGAGAAGCCCAGCCAGTACACGCTGACCAGCTGGCTCTCGGACGAGGCCTTTTCGGTCAAGGGCGCAGATGGCCAGGTGTGGAAACCACAGAACTATGATCGCCGCAGCCACGGCACGGTGTTCCTGTACCAGGGGCTGGCCCATTCCTACAACCTGTCCACGGCGCGGCTCGGCCTGGAAGTGGGGGTGCCGAATGTCCTGAAAACCCTTGGTCGCCTGGGCGTTACCCGCGAGTTCCCGGCATTTCCATCCATGCTGCTGGGGGCAGGGGGCATGAGCCCGATTGAGGTGGCCACCATGTACCAGACCCTGGCCAATGGTGGTTTCAATACGCCGATGCGCGGGATTCGCAGCGTGCTGACCGCTGAAGGTGAACCGCTCAAGCGTTATCCCTTCCAGATCCAGCAGCGTTTCGATGCCGGTTCGATCTACCTGATCCAGAGCGCCATGCAGCGAGTGATGCGCGAAGGTACCGGGCGTTCGGTGTACAGCGTTCTGCCCAACAGCCTGACGCTGGCCGGCAAGACCGGCACCAGTAACGATTCCCGTGACAGCTGGTTCGCAGGCTTCAGCCAGGATCTGTTGGCGGTGGTCTGGCTGGGTCGCGATGACAACGGCAAGACCCCCTTCACGGGAGCGACCGGGGCCTTGCAGGTCTGGACCAGTTTCATGCGCAAGGCCGATCCGCTACCGCTGGACATGCCGCAACCGGATAACGTGGTCCAGGCCTGGGTCGATTCGCGTACCGGGCAGGGCTCCGATGCCAACTGTCCGGGGGCTGTGCAGATGCCGTATATTCGCGGCAGCGAACCGCCTCCCGGCGCTGCTTGCGGTGGAGATACCCCGGCAGGTGGCGAGTCGGTGATGGATTGGGTCAAGGGCTGGATGAACTAAGCAATGAGGATTTGACGTGAACAAGTGGTGGGTTCCAGCTATTACAGCTCTTGCGATGCTCAATGGTTGCGCCAGTGTGCAGCGCGGCTCCATTCCCGTCGTGGACTCGAGCACAGCCGTGTCCAACAACGAGCGGATTTCTGCTACCGGGGGCTTCCGCCAGACGACGATCAAGCGTCCGGCGCAAGCCCAGGCCCGAGCCATTCCCGAGGATTCGGGCGTGGTGGTCATGGTGCCGGGTGGTGGTGGCGCGACGACCTCGGCGCCGATCAGTACCTCGCCGATCACCCCGGGGCCGGTCAGTTCCGGTCCTATTACCCCGGGCCCGGTGGATGGCTCGAACTACCAGCCCGCACCGATCACCCAGGGCTCCTACAACCTGCCCGCGACTCCGAGCGGCATTCCCTCGGCCCGTGCCGGTGGCCTGTCGGCGGACGAGCAATTGGATGGCCCGGTGCTGGCGCTGTTGACGACTGCCCAGCAGCAACAGTCCGGTGGTGACTTGAATGGCGCATCCTCCAGCCTCGAGCGTGCCCAGCGGGTCGCGCCGCGTGAGCCCCAGGTGTTGTACCGCCTGGCCCAGGTGCGGATGGCCCAGGGTGATGCTCCGCAAGCCGAGCAATTTGCTCGCCGGGGCCTGAGTTTCGCCAATGGTCGTCCTGATCTGCAGGCAAGCCTGTGGGAACTGATCGCCCAGGCGCGCGAGAAGCAGGGGGACGCCGCTGGCGCTGCCCAGGCTCGGCAGAAAGCCCGGGTGTCGCTGTGATGGATTCGCGTTTTCCCAGGATCGCCGAGCAACTGTTGCTGATCGAGCGTGAACTGCGGCTCCAGGGGCTATGGGACGATGTTTCTCCCAGTGCCGAGGCCCTCGCCAGTACCCAGCCTTTTGCGGTCGATACGTTGGAGTTCGAGCAGTGGCTGCAATGGATTTTCCTGCCGCGCATGAAGATGATTCTTGAGCAGGATCTGCCGCTGCCCAGTGCCTCTGGAATTCAGGAAATGGCCGAGGTGGTGTTCGCCACCCGTGTCATGCAGGGGCGCGATCGGCAGTTGCAAGTGCTGCTCAAAGAGTTCGATCAACTGATCGTCGCTACCCATTGATGCAGGGCTGCCAGGGCCCTGGCAGCCTCCCTCCAATTGTCTTCGCAGGCTTTTCCTGCTCTGGTCGCTCCATGGCCGGAGTCCAGGCGTCCGCTTGCGGTTCCTGCTGTGGTGAATGTATCAGCCTTTCAGGGGCTGATCAGTCGTTGGAGGGACAAAGTCAACGTTCATGTTTATGAGTTTCTTGCGGAAAATCGCGCAATTGAAGCGTGAATTTACCCTGGTTTTGGGCTTTTTATTGCGTTTTCATGAGCTTAGTTCGAATTAGCCACATAGACGACTTGACTTGCCGGGGACGAAACAGAAGAATCCAAAGTCCGCTGTAGAGGGACTGCCAGAAGCAGACCCGCTCAGCAGATCATGAGGTGCACATCCGCACCGAAGTGCTACACCCGCAACGCGTTACCTCGCGCTGGGTGGGAAACCCCCGCAACACTTTGGGGCGTTCCCAATGCTTGCTCAGTCAGTGCTGACGTAGTCGGCGACCACCGTCGCTCATGCTCTGCTGAGAAGTAAACCTATTAAGACCCGCTCCCTTTTGAGGGCGGTATTCTGGCGTTTTAGAGGTGAACAACGTGGAGCTTTTATCTGGCGGTGAGATGCTCGTCCGCTTCTTGCGTGACGAAGGCGTCAAATATATCTACGGGTACCCAGGTGGTGCTCTCCTTCATGTTTACGATGCCCTGTTCAAAGAACCGGAAGTGACCCACATCCTGGTTCGGCATGAACAAGCGGCGACCCATATGGCTGACGGCTATGCCCGTGCCACCGGTAAAGCCGGCGTGGTACTGGTGACTTCCGGCCCGGGCGCGACCAATGCCATCACTGGCATTGCCACCGCCTATATGGACTCGATTCCAATGGTGATCATTTCCGGCCAGGTGCCCAGCACCATGGTAGGTACCGACGCGTTCCAGGAAACCGACATGATCGGTATCTCCCGGCCGATCGTGAAGCACAGCTTCATGATCAAGCACGCTTCGGAAATCCCGGAAGTCATGAAGAAGGCCTTCTACCTGGCGCAATCCGGTCGTCCTGGTCCGGTGGTGGTCGATATCCCCAAGGACATGACCAATCCGGCTGAGAAGTTCGAATACGTTTTCCCCAAGAAAGCCAAGCTGCGCTCCTACAGCCCGGCTGTTCGCGGTCACTCCGGACAAATCCGCAAGGCGGCAGAAATGCTCCTGGCGGCCAAGCGTCCCGTGCTTTATGCAGGCGGCGGCGTGATCCTCGGTGGCGGTTCTGCACCGCTGACCGAACTGGCCAAGATGCTCAACCTGCCCGTCACCAACACCCTGATGGGTTTGGGTGCCTATCCGGGAACCGATCGGCAGTTTGTCGGCATGCTCGGCATGCATGGTAGCTATACCGCCAACCTGACCATGCATCATGCCGATGTGATCCTGGCCGTTGGTGCACGCTTCGACGATCGCGTCATCAACGGTGCGCCGAAATTCTGCCCGAATGCCAAGATCATCCATGTCGACATCGACCCGGCCTCCATCTCCAAGACCATCAAGGCCGACGTGCCGATCGTGGGTCCGGTTGAGAGTGTCCTGAGCGAGATGATCGCGGCCCTCAAGGAAATTGGCGATACCCCGAACAAGGAGACAGTCGCCAGCTGGTGGAAGCAGGTCGATGAGTGGCGCGGTGACCGCGGCCTGTTCCCCTACGACAAGGGCGACGGCAGCATCATCAAGCCTCAGACCGTGATCGAGACCCTGTGTGAAGTCACCAAGGGCGATGCCTTTGTGACCTCCGACGTGGGTCAGCACCAGATGTTCGCGGCGCAGTACTACAAGTTCAACAAGCCCAACCGCTGGATCAACTCCGGCGGCCTGGGCACCATGGGGTTCGGTTTTCCGGCGGCCATGGGCGTGAAGTTGAGCTTCCCTGATCATGATGTCGCCTGCGTCACTGGCGAAGGCAGTATCCAGATGAACATCCAGGAACTGTCCACCTGCCTGCAGTACGACCTGCCAGTCAAGATCATCAGCCTGAACAACGGTGTACTGGGCATGGTGCGGCAATGGCAGGACATGAGCTATGGCAGCCGCCACTCGCACTCCTACATGGAGTCGCTGCCTGACTTCGTCCGGTTGGTCGAGGCCTACGGTCATGTGGGCATTCGTGTCACCGACCTGAAGGACCTGAAGCCGAAGATGGAAGAAGCGTTCGCCATGAAGGATCGCCTGGTATTCCTTGATATCCAGGTCGATACCAGCGAGCACGTCTATCCGATGCAGATCAAAGACGGCTCCATGCGCGATATGTGGCTGAGCAAGACGGAGCGTACTTAATATGCGGCACATCATCTCCTTGCTTCTGGAAAATGAACCGGGCGCCTTGTCTCGTGTTGTAGGCCTGTTCTCGCAACGCAACTACAACATCGAAAGCCTGACCGTGGCACCCACCGAAGACCCGACACTGTCGCGTCTGACGCTGACCACGGTCGGTCATGACGAGGTCATCGAGCAGATCACCAAGAACCTGAACAAGCTGGTCGAGGTGGTCAAGCTGGTGGACCTGTCGGAAAGTGCTCACATCGAGCGCGAGCTGATGCTGGTCAAGATCAAGGCTACTGGCGCCCAGCGCGCCGAGGTAAAACGTACCACCGATATTTATCGTGGGCAGATCGT
Coding sequences:
- a CDS encoding acetolactate synthase 3 large subunit, which encodes MELLSGGEMLVRFLRDEGVKYIYGYPGGALLHVYDALFKEPEVTHILVRHEQAATHMADGYARATGKAGVVLVTSGPGATNAITGIATAYMDSIPMVIISGQVPSTMVGTDAFQETDMIGISRPIVKHSFMIKHASEIPEVMKKAFYLAQSGRPGPVVVDIPKDMTNPAEKFEYVFPKKAKLRSYSPAVRGHSGQIRKAAEMLLAAKRPVLYAGGGVILGGGSAPLTELAKMLNLPVTNTLMGLGAYPGTDRQFVGMLGMHGSYTANLTMHHADVILAVGARFDDRVINGAPKFCPNAKIIHVDIDPASISKTIKADVPIVGPVESVLSEMIAALKEIGDTPNKETVASWWKQVDEWRGDRGLFPYDKGDGSIIKPQTVIETLCEVTKGDAFVTSDVGQHQMFAAQYYKFNKPNRWINSGGLGTMGFGFPAAMGVKLSFPDHDVACVTGEGSIQMNIQELSTCLQYDLPVKIISLNNGVLGMVRQWQDMSYGSRHSHSYMESLPDFVRLVEAYGHVGIRVTDLKDLKPKMEEAFAMKDRLVFLDIQVDTSEHVYPMQIKDGSMRDMWLSKTERT
- the ilvN gene encoding acetolactate synthase small subunit, translating into MRHIISLLLENEPGALSRVVGLFSQRNYNIESLTVAPTEDPTLSRLTLTTVGHDEVIEQITKNLNKLVEVVKLVDLSESAHIERELMLVKIKATGAQRAEVKRTTDIYRGQIVDVSASVYTVQLTGTSDKLDSFIQSVGTASILETVRSGVTGIARGDKVLSI